From a region of the Marmota flaviventris isolate mMarFla1 chromosome 13, mMarFla1.hap1, whole genome shotgun sequence genome:
- the Kank1 gene encoding KN motif and ankyrin repeat domain-containing protein 1 isoform X1 produces MAHTTKVNGCASEKADDILNGDHDKEQKDPYFVETPYGYQLDLDFLKYVDDIQKGNTIKKLNIQKKKKPSVPCPETRVTSGQQGAWTSTESLSSSNSDDNKQCPSFLARSHVTSTPIPKPPAPLETLPTFLTIPENRQLPPPSPQPPKHNLHVTKTLMETRRRLEQERVTMQMTPSEFRRPRLASFGGMGSTSSLPSFMGSGNHNPAMHQLQNGYQGNGDYGGYAPGAATTSSMGSSIRHSPLSSGISTPVTNVSPMHLQHIREQMAIALKRLKELEEQVRTIPVLQVKISVLQEEKRQLASQLKTQRAASQNDVCGVRKRSYSAGNASQMEQLSRARRSGGELYIDYEEDEMESVEQSTQRIKEFRQLTADMQALEQKIQDSSYEAYSELRENGECPPRECRSVAVGDDESMNDLVVYHQGSRSCKDAATGTVTEMRHCGVNVTEAMLGVTTEADKEIELQQQTIEALKEKIYRLEVQLKETTHDREMTRLKQELQAAGSRKKVDKATMAQPLVFSKLVEAVVPMRDQVVGRHVDMVDTCVGTSVQISSIGISCQPECRNQVVGPELPMNWWIVKERVETHDRGAGRSVEMRDESVGVEVSVCETGSNTEESVSNLALLTTNLNLKDVRSIGCGDCSVDVTVCGPKQCSSRSVNTEAVVQVEAAVMAAPPTAHQHTSTVWEQAHQCTNTETATLVESCTNTSLSTLDKQTSTQTVEMRTVAIGEGRVKDVNSSTKTRSVGVGTVLSGNLGFDKPSAVKTKESGVGQINIHDNYLVGLKMRTIACGPPHGSQLTGGPMGSRRSVGVGDEPVEEFLEGPQTQAPSGMVTGLDHYIERVQKLLAEQQTLLAENYSELAEAFGEPHSQIGSLNSQLISTLSSISSVMKSASPEELRNPDFQKTSLGKITGNNLDYTCKCGGLQSGGLLSTQLSWPVQELGTTEGKPKNSQDGFPSQESVPALVNLTDDQIAAGLYVCTNNENTLKSIMKKKDGNKDSNGAKKNLQFVGINGGYETTSSDDSSSDESSSSESDDECDVIEYPPEEEEEEEEEDDTRGMAEGHHAVNIEGFKSTRVDDEMQVQECEPEKVEIRERYELSEKMLSACNLLKNNINDPKALTSKDMRFCLNTLQHEWFRVSSQKSAVPAMVGDYIAAFEAISPDVLRYIINMADGNGNTALHYSVSHSNFEIVKLLLDADVCNVDHQNKAGYTPIMLAALAAVEAEKDMQVVEELFGCGDVNAKASQAGQTALMLAVSHGRIDMVKGLLACGADVNIQDDEGSTALMCASEHGHVEIVKLLLAQPGCNGHLQDNDGSTALSIALDAGHKDIAVLLYAHVNFAKAQSPGTPRLGRKTSPGPTHRGSFD; encoded by the exons AAAAAGCAGATGATATTCTGAATGGAGACCATGACAAGGAACAGAAAGACCCTTATTTTGTGGAGACACCCTATGGCTATCAACTAGACTTAGATTTCCTCAAATATGTGGATGACATACAGAAGGGAAATACCATCAAGAAACTGAACatccagaagaagaagaaaccttCTGTGCCATGCCCAGAAACCAGGGTCACATCTGGTCAGCAAGGTGCGTGGACTTCTACCGAATCCCTTTCATCTTCCAACAGTGATGACAACAAGCAGTGCCCCAGCTTCCTAGCCAGAAGCCACGTTACATCAACTCCAATCCCAAAGCCACCTGCCCCTCTGGAGACCTTGCCTACTTTTCTAACCATCCCAGAAAATCGACAGCTGCCCCCTCCTTCACCACAACCCCCAAAGCACAACCTTCATGTCACCAAGACACTAATGGAGACCCGGAGAAGGCTCGAACAGGAGAGAGTCACCATGCAGATGACACCGAGTGAGTTCAGAAGGCCTAGGCTGGCCAGTTTTGGAGGCATGGGCTCTACAAGCTCCCTCCCCTCTTTTATGGGTTCTGGAAACCACAATCCTGCCATGCACCAGCTTCAGAACGGATACCAAGGCAATGGGGATTATGGGGGCTATGCCCCAGGGGCTGCTACCACCTCCTCCATGGGGAGTTCTATCCGCCACAGCCCCTTGAGCTCAGGGATCTCCACCCCAGTGACCAATGTGAGCCCCATGCACCTGCAGCATATCCGCGAGCAAATGGCCATTGCCCTGAAACGCCTAAAGGAACTCGAGGAACAGGTGAGAACTATCCCTGTGCTCCAGGTAAAGATCTCTGTCTTGCAAGAGGAGAAACGGCAGTTGGCCTCACAGCTGAAAACTCAAAGGGCTGCATCCCAGAATGATGTCTGTGGTGTGAGGAAGCGCTCCTATAGTGCGGGAAATGCCTCCCAGATGGAGCAGCTCTCCCGGGCCCGGAGAAGTGGCGGGGAGTTATACATTGACTATGAGGAGGATGAGATGGAGAGTGTGGAACAGAGCACACAGAGAATAAAGGAATTCCGGCAGCTCACGGCAGACATGCAGGCCCTGGAGCAGAAGATCCAGGACAGCAGCTACGAGGCCTACTCAGAGCTCAGGGAGAATGGGGAGTGCCCGCCTCGTGAGTGCCGCTCTGTGGCTGTGGGTGATGATGAGAGCATGAATGACCTTGTTGTGTACCACCAGGGCTCTAGGTCCTGCAAGGATGCAGCCACAGGGACAGTCACTGAGATGAGGCATTGTGGGGTCAACGTGACAGAGGCCATGCTCGGAGTGACTACGGAAGCTGACAAAGAAATTGAGCTACAACAGCAGACCATAGAggccttaaaagaaaaaatctaccGCCTGGAAGTACAGCTTAAAGAAACCACCCATGACCGGGAGATGACTAGACTAAAACAAGAACTGCAGGCCGCTGGATCAAGGAAGAAAGTCGACAAAGCCACGATGGCCCAGCCACTTGTCTTCAGCAAGCTGGTGGAGGCAGTGGTGCCGATGAGAGACCAAGTGGTTGGCCGTCACGTGGATATGGTAGACACGTGCGTTGGGACCTCTGTACAAATAAGTAGCATAGGCATCTCCTGCCAGCCCGAGTGCAGGAACCAAGTGGTGGGGCCCGAGCTGCCCATGAACTGGTGGATTGTTAAGGAGAGGGTGGAAACACATGACCGAGGTGCTGGGAGGTCTGTGGAGATGCGTGACGAGAGCGTGGGTGTAGAAGTCAGCGTCTGCGAAACAGGCAGCAACACAGAGGAGTCTGTGAGCAACCTTGCGCTCCTCACCACTAACTTGAACCTCAAAGACGTGCGGTCCATTGGCTGTGGAGATTGTTCTGTCGATGTGACTGTTTGTGGTCCCAAGCAGTGCAGCTCCCGGAGCGTGAACACAGAGGCTGTTGTGCAGGTGGAGGCAGCTGTCATGGCAGCACCTCCGACTGCACACCAGCACACCAGCACGGTTTGGGAACAGGCGCACCAGTGCACCAACACAGAGACAGCTACCCTCGTAGAATCCTGCACCAACACTTCCCTGAGCACTTTGGATAAGCAGACCAGCACCCAGACTGTGGAGATGCGAACCGTGGCCATAGGAGAGGGCCGCGTCAAGGACGTCAACTCCTCCACCAAGACACGGTCTGTTGGTGTTGGGACGGTGCTTTCTGGCAATTTGGGATTTGATAAGCCATCGGCTGTGAAGACTAAAGAGTCAGGTGTGGGACAGATAAATATTCATGACAACTACCTGGTTGGTCTCAAAATGAGGACCATAGCATGTGGGCCTCCACATGGATCACAGTTGACTGGGGGGCCGATGGGCAGCAGGAGGAGCGTGGGTGTTGGGGACGAGCCTGTTGAGGAGTTCCTGGAGGGCCCCCAGACCCAGGCTCCATCTGGAATGGTGACTGGCCTGGATCACTACATTGAGCGTGTGCAGAAGCTGCTGGCAGAACAGCAAACACTACTGGCTGAGAATTATAGTGAACTAGCAGAAGCTTTTGGGGAACCTCACTCACAGATTGGTTCCCTCAACTCACAGCTGATCAGCACCCTGTCATCCATCAGTTCTGTTATGAAGTCTGCAAGCCCGGAAGAGCTCAGGAACCCTGACTTCCAGAAAACCAGTCTGGGTAAAATCACAG GAAATAATTTGGATTATACCTGTAAGTGTGGAGGCCTTCAGTCAGGAGGGCTATTAAGCACACAGTTATCCTGGCCTGTCCAAGAACTGGGGACCACAGAAGGAAAGCCTAAGAACAGCCAGGATGGCTTCCCTTCCCAGGAAAGTGTACCAGCCCTGGTGAACCTGACAGATGACCAGATAGCCGCAGGCCTATATG TATGTACAAATAACGAAAATACACTGAAGTCCATCATGAAGAAGAAAGATGGGAACAAAGATTCCAATGGTGCAAAAAAGAATCTTCAGTTTGTCGGCATTAATGGAGG GTATGAAACAACTTCAAGTGATGATTCCAGCTCAGATGAAAGCTCTTCTTCCGAGTCAGATGATGAGTGTGATGTCATTGAGTATCCTcctgaagaagaggaggaggaagaggaggaagacgaCACTCGGGGAATGGCAGAAGGGCACCATGCTGTTAATATTGAAGGTTTCAAGTCTACCAGGGTGGACGATGAAATGCAGGTTCAAGAATGTGAACCTGAGAAGGTGGAAATCAGAGAGAG GTATGAATTGAGTGAAAAGATGTTGTCTGCATGTAACTTactgaaaaataacataaatgatCCCAAAGCTTTGACCAGCAAAGATATG AGGTTCTGTCTGAACACCCTCCAGCACGAGTGGTTCCGTGTGTCCAGTCAGAAGTCAGCCGTACCAGCCATGGTAGGGGACTACATAGCTGCATTTGAGGCCATCTCCCCAGACGTGCTCCGCTACATCATCAACATGGCTGATGGCAATGGCAACACAGCCCTCCACTACAGCGTGTCCCACTCCAACTTCGAAATCGTCAAGCTGCTATTGGACGCAG ACGTGTGTAATGTGGATCACCAGAATAAGGCAGGGTACACTCCCATCATGCTGGCAGCCCTTGCAGCTGTGGAGGCCGAAAAAGACATGCAGGTTGTGGAAGAACTCTTTGGCTGCGGGGACGTGAATGCCAAGGCCAGTCAG GCAGGGCAGACAGCCCTTATGCTGGCAGTCAGTCACGGGCGGATAGACATGGTAAAGGGCCTGCTGGCCTGTGGAGCTGACGTCAACATTCAGGATGATGAGGGCTCCACAGCCCTGATGTGTGCCAGCGAGCATGGACACGTGGAGATTGTCAAGCTGCTGCTAGCCCAGCCTGGGTGCAATGGCCACCTACAGGACAAT
- the Kank1 gene encoding KN motif and ankyrin repeat domain-containing protein 1 isoform X2 produces MAHTTKVNGCASEKADDILNGDHDKEQKDPYFVETPYGYQLDLDFLKYVDDIQKGNTIKKLNIQKKKKPSVPCPETRVTSGQQGAWTSTESLSSSNSDDNKQCPSFLARSHVTSTPIPKPPAPLETLPTFLTIPENRQLPPPSPQPPKHNLHVTKTLMETRRRLEQERVTMQMTPSEFRRPRLASFGGMGSTSSLPSFMGSGNHNPAMHQLQNGYQGNGDYGGYAPGAATTSSMGSSIRHSPLSSGISTPVTNVSPMHLQHIREQMAIALKRLKELEEQVRTIPVLQVKISVLQEEKRQLASQLKTQRAASQNDVCGVRKRSYSAGNASQMEQLSRARRSGGELYIDYEEDEMESVEQSTQRIKEFRQLTADMQALEQKIQDSSYEAYSELRENGECPPRECRSVAVGDDESMNDLVVYHQGSRSCKDAATGTVTEMRHCGVNVTEAMLGVTTEADKEIELQQQTIEALKEKIYRLEVQLKETTHDREMTRLKQELQAAGSRKKVDKATMAQPLVFSKLVEAVVPMRDQVVGRHVDMVDTCVGTSVQISSIGISCQPECRNQVVGPELPMNWWIVKERVETHDRGAGRSVEMRDESVGVEVSVCETGSNTEESVSNLALLTTNLNLKDVRSIGCGDCSVDVTVCGPKQCSSRSVNTEAVVQVEAAVMAAPPTAHQHTSTVWEQAHQCTNTETATLVESCTNTSLSTLDKQTSTQTVEMRTVAIGEGRVKDVNSSTKTRSVGVGTVLSGNLGFDKPSAVKTKESGVGQINIHDNYLVGLKMRTIACGPPHGSQLTGGPMGSRRSVGVGDEPVEEFLEGPQTQAPSGMVTGLDHYIERVQKLLAEQQTLLAENYSELAEAFGEPHSQIGSLNSQLISTLSSISSVMKSASPEELRNPDFQKTSLGKITGNNLDYTCKCGGLQSGGLLSTQLSWPVQELGTTEGKPKNSQDGFPSQESVPALVNLTDDQIAAGLYVCTNNENTLKSIMKKKDGNKDSNGAKKNLQFVGINGGYELSEKMLSACNLLKNNINDPKALTSKDMRFCLNTLQHEWFRVSSQKSAVPAMVGDYIAAFEAISPDVLRYIINMADGNGNTALHYSVSHSNFEIVKLLLDADVCNVDHQNKAGYTPIMLAALAAVEAEKDMQVVEELFGCGDVNAKASQAGQTALMLAVSHGRIDMVKGLLACGADVNIQDDEGSTALMCASEHGHVEIVKLLLAQPGCNGHLQDNDGSTALSIALDAGHKDIAVLLYAHVNFAKAQSPGTPRLGRKTSPGPTHRGSFD; encoded by the exons AAAAAGCAGATGATATTCTGAATGGAGACCATGACAAGGAACAGAAAGACCCTTATTTTGTGGAGACACCCTATGGCTATCAACTAGACTTAGATTTCCTCAAATATGTGGATGACATACAGAAGGGAAATACCATCAAGAAACTGAACatccagaagaagaagaaaccttCTGTGCCATGCCCAGAAACCAGGGTCACATCTGGTCAGCAAGGTGCGTGGACTTCTACCGAATCCCTTTCATCTTCCAACAGTGATGACAACAAGCAGTGCCCCAGCTTCCTAGCCAGAAGCCACGTTACATCAACTCCAATCCCAAAGCCACCTGCCCCTCTGGAGACCTTGCCTACTTTTCTAACCATCCCAGAAAATCGACAGCTGCCCCCTCCTTCACCACAACCCCCAAAGCACAACCTTCATGTCACCAAGACACTAATGGAGACCCGGAGAAGGCTCGAACAGGAGAGAGTCACCATGCAGATGACACCGAGTGAGTTCAGAAGGCCTAGGCTGGCCAGTTTTGGAGGCATGGGCTCTACAAGCTCCCTCCCCTCTTTTATGGGTTCTGGAAACCACAATCCTGCCATGCACCAGCTTCAGAACGGATACCAAGGCAATGGGGATTATGGGGGCTATGCCCCAGGGGCTGCTACCACCTCCTCCATGGGGAGTTCTATCCGCCACAGCCCCTTGAGCTCAGGGATCTCCACCCCAGTGACCAATGTGAGCCCCATGCACCTGCAGCATATCCGCGAGCAAATGGCCATTGCCCTGAAACGCCTAAAGGAACTCGAGGAACAGGTGAGAACTATCCCTGTGCTCCAGGTAAAGATCTCTGTCTTGCAAGAGGAGAAACGGCAGTTGGCCTCACAGCTGAAAACTCAAAGGGCTGCATCCCAGAATGATGTCTGTGGTGTGAGGAAGCGCTCCTATAGTGCGGGAAATGCCTCCCAGATGGAGCAGCTCTCCCGGGCCCGGAGAAGTGGCGGGGAGTTATACATTGACTATGAGGAGGATGAGATGGAGAGTGTGGAACAGAGCACACAGAGAATAAAGGAATTCCGGCAGCTCACGGCAGACATGCAGGCCCTGGAGCAGAAGATCCAGGACAGCAGCTACGAGGCCTACTCAGAGCTCAGGGAGAATGGGGAGTGCCCGCCTCGTGAGTGCCGCTCTGTGGCTGTGGGTGATGATGAGAGCATGAATGACCTTGTTGTGTACCACCAGGGCTCTAGGTCCTGCAAGGATGCAGCCACAGGGACAGTCACTGAGATGAGGCATTGTGGGGTCAACGTGACAGAGGCCATGCTCGGAGTGACTACGGAAGCTGACAAAGAAATTGAGCTACAACAGCAGACCATAGAggccttaaaagaaaaaatctaccGCCTGGAAGTACAGCTTAAAGAAACCACCCATGACCGGGAGATGACTAGACTAAAACAAGAACTGCAGGCCGCTGGATCAAGGAAGAAAGTCGACAAAGCCACGATGGCCCAGCCACTTGTCTTCAGCAAGCTGGTGGAGGCAGTGGTGCCGATGAGAGACCAAGTGGTTGGCCGTCACGTGGATATGGTAGACACGTGCGTTGGGACCTCTGTACAAATAAGTAGCATAGGCATCTCCTGCCAGCCCGAGTGCAGGAACCAAGTGGTGGGGCCCGAGCTGCCCATGAACTGGTGGATTGTTAAGGAGAGGGTGGAAACACATGACCGAGGTGCTGGGAGGTCTGTGGAGATGCGTGACGAGAGCGTGGGTGTAGAAGTCAGCGTCTGCGAAACAGGCAGCAACACAGAGGAGTCTGTGAGCAACCTTGCGCTCCTCACCACTAACTTGAACCTCAAAGACGTGCGGTCCATTGGCTGTGGAGATTGTTCTGTCGATGTGACTGTTTGTGGTCCCAAGCAGTGCAGCTCCCGGAGCGTGAACACAGAGGCTGTTGTGCAGGTGGAGGCAGCTGTCATGGCAGCACCTCCGACTGCACACCAGCACACCAGCACGGTTTGGGAACAGGCGCACCAGTGCACCAACACAGAGACAGCTACCCTCGTAGAATCCTGCACCAACACTTCCCTGAGCACTTTGGATAAGCAGACCAGCACCCAGACTGTGGAGATGCGAACCGTGGCCATAGGAGAGGGCCGCGTCAAGGACGTCAACTCCTCCACCAAGACACGGTCTGTTGGTGTTGGGACGGTGCTTTCTGGCAATTTGGGATTTGATAAGCCATCGGCTGTGAAGACTAAAGAGTCAGGTGTGGGACAGATAAATATTCATGACAACTACCTGGTTGGTCTCAAAATGAGGACCATAGCATGTGGGCCTCCACATGGATCACAGTTGACTGGGGGGCCGATGGGCAGCAGGAGGAGCGTGGGTGTTGGGGACGAGCCTGTTGAGGAGTTCCTGGAGGGCCCCCAGACCCAGGCTCCATCTGGAATGGTGACTGGCCTGGATCACTACATTGAGCGTGTGCAGAAGCTGCTGGCAGAACAGCAAACACTACTGGCTGAGAATTATAGTGAACTAGCAGAAGCTTTTGGGGAACCTCACTCACAGATTGGTTCCCTCAACTCACAGCTGATCAGCACCCTGTCATCCATCAGTTCTGTTATGAAGTCTGCAAGCCCGGAAGAGCTCAGGAACCCTGACTTCCAGAAAACCAGTCTGGGTAAAATCACAG GAAATAATTTGGATTATACCTGTAAGTGTGGAGGCCTTCAGTCAGGAGGGCTATTAAGCACACAGTTATCCTGGCCTGTCCAAGAACTGGGGACCACAGAAGGAAAGCCTAAGAACAGCCAGGATGGCTTCCCTTCCCAGGAAAGTGTACCAGCCCTGGTGAACCTGACAGATGACCAGATAGCCGCAGGCCTATATG TATGTACAAATAACGAAAATACACTGAAGTCCATCATGAAGAAGAAAGATGGGAACAAAGATTCCAATGGTGCAAAAAAGAATCTTCAGTTTGTCGGCATTAATGGAGG GTATGAATTGAGTGAAAAGATGTTGTCTGCATGTAACTTactgaaaaataacataaatgatCCCAAAGCTTTGACCAGCAAAGATATG AGGTTCTGTCTGAACACCCTCCAGCACGAGTGGTTCCGTGTGTCCAGTCAGAAGTCAGCCGTACCAGCCATGGTAGGGGACTACATAGCTGCATTTGAGGCCATCTCCCCAGACGTGCTCCGCTACATCATCAACATGGCTGATGGCAATGGCAACACAGCCCTCCACTACAGCGTGTCCCACTCCAACTTCGAAATCGTCAAGCTGCTATTGGACGCAG ACGTGTGTAATGTGGATCACCAGAATAAGGCAGGGTACACTCCCATCATGCTGGCAGCCCTTGCAGCTGTGGAGGCCGAAAAAGACATGCAGGTTGTGGAAGAACTCTTTGGCTGCGGGGACGTGAATGCCAAGGCCAGTCAG GCAGGGCAGACAGCCCTTATGCTGGCAGTCAGTCACGGGCGGATAGACATGGTAAAGGGCCTGCTGGCCTGTGGAGCTGACGTCAACATTCAGGATGATGAGGGCTCCACAGCCCTGATGTGTGCCAGCGAGCATGGACACGTGGAGATTGTCAAGCTGCTGCTAGCCCAGCCTGGGTGCAATGGCCACCTACAGGACAAT